One window of the Natrinema sp. CBA1119 genome contains the following:
- a CDS encoding LUD domain-containing protein, with protein MAQRTRSQQADRIRNLLETEGEAIHSHASASNARRYETYGATDDLEALRTDARSIKEDAIGRLPDLIDTVREAVEANGGTVYVADDAADANAYVSEVVRTGTEENGIAGDGETPSVVKSKSMTTEEIDLNDALETEGIDVTETDLGEWVLQVADDTPSHIVGPAMHISRPEIAELFNERFEPDEPFETAEELTRFARDHLGEHIREADVGITGANFVVADSGTITLITNEGNARKCAVTPDTHVAIAGVEKLIPTLSDLEPFVDIIAKSATGQPISQYVTMLSPPTDSPTLDFDRPDDPITGDGDGAADVPSGADGTGDPDRDFHLVLLDNGRMDMREDDQLRETLYCIRCGACSNSCANFQSVGGHGFGGETYSGGIATGWEAGVHGQESAAEFNDLCTGCSRCVDACPVKIDIPWINTVVRDRVNRSGESESYDFLVDGLTPDLEEGGLDPGKRFFGNIGTVAKVASATAPVSNWLADAGPVRAALEHTLGIDRRRDLPSFQRESLVDWFEGRGGEATSKKRAAEPRAQRGGVEASSKRVERAGSRADADGDGAALDREIVLYPDVYTNYVDVDRGKAAVRTLEALGVPVRVPDLPESGRAALSQGMIATADRQASELYAALAEDLDAGRDVVVIEPSDLAAVHREYERLLPEGSVERLRANSYEICEYVYGLLENGADPETLSTGDGAEPVAYHSHCQQRTLDLEAPTVAVLERCGYAPETSSAECCGMAGSFGYKREYYELSMDVGERLASEVEGAETVVASGTSCGDQLETLLEREVPHPIELLAPGGYRA; from the coding sequence ATGGCCCAGCGCACGCGATCACAGCAGGCCGATCGGATCCGCAACCTGCTCGAGACCGAAGGCGAAGCGATCCACTCCCACGCGAGCGCCTCGAACGCCCGTCGGTACGAGACCTACGGCGCGACCGACGACCTCGAGGCGCTGCGAACGGACGCCCGATCGATCAAGGAAGACGCTATCGGCCGGCTCCCCGACCTGATCGACACCGTCCGGGAGGCGGTCGAGGCAAACGGCGGTACCGTCTACGTCGCCGACGACGCTGCGGACGCGAACGCGTACGTGTCCGAGGTCGTCCGGACCGGGACCGAAGAGAACGGCATCGCCGGGGACGGCGAGACGCCGTCGGTCGTCAAATCGAAGTCGATGACGACCGAGGAGATCGACCTCAACGACGCGCTCGAGACCGAGGGAATCGACGTCACCGAGACCGACCTCGGCGAGTGGGTGCTGCAGGTGGCCGATGACACGCCCTCGCATATCGTCGGCCCGGCGATGCATATCTCGCGGCCGGAGATCGCCGAGCTGTTCAACGAGCGGTTCGAGCCCGACGAGCCCTTCGAGACCGCCGAGGAACTCACTCGGTTCGCGCGCGACCACCTCGGCGAGCACATCCGCGAGGCCGACGTGGGGATCACCGGCGCGAACTTCGTCGTCGCCGACAGCGGGACGATCACGCTGATCACCAACGAGGGCAACGCCCGCAAGTGCGCGGTGACGCCCGATACCCACGTCGCGATCGCGGGCGTGGAGAAGCTCATCCCGACGCTGTCGGACCTCGAGCCGTTCGTCGACATCATCGCCAAGAGCGCGACGGGCCAACCGATCTCCCAGTACGTGACGATGCTGTCGCCGCCGACGGACTCGCCGACGCTCGATTTCGACCGACCGGACGATCCGATTACGGGCGACGGCGACGGAGCCGCCGACGTGCCGAGCGGGGCGGACGGAACCGGCGATCCGGATCGGGACTTCCACCTCGTTCTGCTCGACAACGGCCGCATGGACATGCGCGAGGACGACCAGCTCCGGGAGACCCTCTATTGCATCCGCTGTGGGGCCTGTTCGAACTCGTGTGCGAACTTTCAGTCCGTCGGCGGCCACGGCTTCGGCGGCGAGACCTATTCGGGCGGGATCGCCACCGGCTGGGAGGCCGGCGTCCACGGGCAGGAGTCCGCGGCCGAGTTCAACGACCTCTGTACCGGCTGTTCGCGCTGTGTGGACGCCTGCCCGGTGAAGATCGACATTCCGTGGATCAACACCGTCGTCAGAGACCGAGTTAATCGGAGCGGCGAGTCGGAATCGTACGACTTCCTCGTCGACGGCCTCACGCCCGACCTCGAGGAGGGCGGACTCGATCCCGGCAAGCGCTTCTTCGGCAATATCGGCACCGTCGCGAAGGTCGCCAGCGCGACCGCGCCCGTCTCGAACTGGCTGGCCGACGCGGGTCCGGTCCGTGCGGCGCTCGAGCACACCCTCGGCATCGACCGGCGGCGCGATCTTCCTTCGTTCCAGCGGGAATCGCTCGTGGATTGGTTCGAGGGGCGAGGTGGCGAAGCCACCTCGAAAAAGCGAGCGGCAGAGCCGCGAGCACAGCGAGGCGGGGTGGAGGCATCGAGTAAACGGGTCGAACGGGCCGGGTCTCGAGCAGACGCAGACGGCGATGGGGCTGCCCTCGACCGCGAGATCGTCCTCTATCCCGACGTCTACACGAACTACGTCGACGTCGACCGCGGGAAGGCCGCCGTCCGGACGCTCGAGGCGCTGGGCGTTCCCGTTCGCGTTCCGGACCTGCCCGAGAGCGGGCGCGCAGCGCTCTCCCAGGGGATGATCGCGACGGCCGACCGGCAGGCCAGTGAGCTCTACGCCGCCCTCGCCGAGGATCTCGATGCCGGCCGGGACGTGGTCGTCATCGAGCCCTCCGATCTGGCGGCCGTCCATCGCGAGTACGAGCGCTTGCTCCCCGAGGGGTCCGTCGAGCGGCTCCGCGCGAACAGCTACGAGATCTGCGAATACGTCTACGGGCTGCTCGAGAACGGGGCCGATCCGGAGACGCTGTCGACCGGCGACGGCGCGGAGCCGGTGGCGTATCACTCCCACTGCCAGCAGCGCACGCTCGACCTCGAGGCACCGACCGTGGCCGTCCTCGAGCGCTGTGGCTATGCACCCGAGACCTCCAGCGCCGAGTGCTGTGGCATGGCGGGCTCGTTCGGCTACAAGCGGGAGTACTACGAGCTGAGTATGGACGTCGGCGAGCGGCTGGCGTCGGAAGTCGAGGGCGCGGAGACCGTCGTGGCCTCGGGAACCTCCTGTGGGGACCAGCTCGAGACGCTGCTCGAGCGAGAGGTTCCCCATCCGATCGAGTTGCTCGCCCCCGGTGGGTATCGGGCGTAG
- a CDS encoding ArgE/DapE family deacylase has translation MSTVDRAVLRNRVEDKREELVDLFEELIAQESVTGNEKPAQEVVMSRLESRGLEVDTWEPDADELRDHPGFFETSSYAEYGYEDRPNVAATRNGVGDGRSLTLSGHVDVVPVDEDEWRYDPWGATVEDGRLYGRGSNDMLGGVASILVAVEVLDDLDVELTGDLTIQTTVEEEDGGPGGVLSALERGYRPDAAIITEPSGLPNIGMASAGVMYFRVRVPGKSAHAAQGYAGVNAIGKATKLYRALDQLDQERKSRISYEPAVRQNPELDGHETNLNVGNIDGGDWPSTVPSEAVLEGRIGWPPGETREEVRADVEAAVRDTAENDEWLSKHAPEFEWFGWNAAPHELDTDAEIVRLARANAETVTGGETTFGGGSAGNDERFYNRYYDIPCPSVGPRGDNIHGADEYVEIDSLVETAQTLALTAIDWCGTRE, from the coding sequence ATGTCCACAGTAGACAGGGCGGTTCTCCGTAATCGGGTCGAGGACAAGCGCGAGGAACTCGTCGATCTCTTCGAAGAACTCATCGCCCAGGAGTCCGTGACCGGCAACGAAAAGCCCGCACAGGAGGTCGTCATGTCGCGGTTGGAATCCCGCGGTCTCGAGGTCGACACGTGGGAACCCGACGCCGACGAACTACGGGACCACCCCGGGTTCTTCGAGACCTCGTCCTACGCGGAGTACGGGTACGAGGACCGCCCGAACGTCGCAGCGACGAGGAACGGCGTCGGAGACGGGCGATCACTAACCCTGAGCGGACACGTCGACGTCGTTCCGGTCGACGAAGACGAGTGGCGCTACGATCCGTGGGGCGCCACGGTCGAAGACGGTCGCCTCTACGGACGCGGTAGCAACGATATGCTCGGCGGCGTCGCGTCCATTCTCGTCGCCGTCGAGGTGCTCGACGACCTCGACGTTGAACTGACCGGCGACCTCACGATCCAAACGACCGTCGAAGAGGAAGACGGCGGCCCCGGCGGCGTCCTCTCCGCGCTCGAGCGCGGCTATCGGCCCGACGCGGCGATCATCACCGAACCCTCGGGTCTCCCGAACATCGGGATGGCGAGCGCCGGCGTCATGTACTTCCGCGTTCGCGTGCCTGGAAAGTCGGCACACGCCGCGCAGGGCTACGCTGGCGTGAACGCGATCGGGAAGGCGACGAAACTCTATCGGGCGCTCGACCAGCTGGACCAGGAACGGAAATCGCGCATCTCCTACGAGCCGGCCGTTCGGCAGAACCCGGAACTCGACGGTCACGAGACCAACCTGAACGTGGGCAACATCGACGGCGGCGACTGGCCTTCGACGGTCCCGTCCGAGGCGGTACTGGAGGGGCGGATCGGCTGGCCGCCCGGCGAAACACGCGAGGAGGTTCGGGCGGACGTGGAAGCGGCCGTGCGAGACACCGCCGAGAACGACGAGTGGCTGTCCAAACACGCGCCCGAGTTCGAGTGGTTCGGCTGGAACGCCGCGCCGCACGAACTCGACACCGACGCGGAGATCGTTCGGCTCGCGCGGGCGAACGCGGAGACGGTCACCGGCGGGGAAACGACCTTCGGGGGCGGAAGCGCCGGCAACGACGAGCGATTTTACAACCGCTACTACGACATCCCCTGTCCATCGGTCGGTCCGCGCGGCGACAACATCCACGGTGCCGACGAGTACGTGGAGATAGATTCGTTGGTCGAAACGGCGCAAACGCTCGCGCTGACGGCTATCGACTGGTGCGGAACCCGAGAGTAA
- a CDS encoding enoyl-CoA hydratase/isomerase family protein, producing MLGEDVLLDVQDGIATVTLNQPDRMNALSAGIKTGIEEALDEVSDRDDARVVVFEGAGKAFCAGGDISGMDDAEYTDHERTRDIVEDCAAIPIRIYNLELPTVATVDGYCVGAGVGVAMSCDMVLASDRARFGLAFRNIGLTLDYATSLFVTRAVGPYVAKELALTGETITGEEADEIGLINHAYPSDEFEAEAGDLIERIATGPTVALHYSVRNIDRSHNSSIREVVEREAQSQNLASSTRDHQEGVEAFGEDRDPSFEGH from the coding sequence ATGCTTGGTGAAGACGTACTCCTGGACGTACAGGACGGCATCGCGACCGTCACGCTGAACCAACCGGATCGGATGAACGCCCTCTCGGCGGGCATCAAAACCGGTATCGAGGAAGCCCTCGACGAAGTATCCGACCGAGACGACGCACGAGTCGTCGTCTTCGAGGGGGCGGGGAAGGCGTTCTGCGCCGGCGGCGACATCAGCGGCATGGACGACGCCGAGTACACGGACCACGAACGCACTCGGGACATCGTCGAGGACTGCGCGGCGATCCCGATTCGCATCTACAACCTCGAGCTGCCGACGGTGGCGACGGTCGACGGCTACTGCGTCGGGGCCGGCGTCGGCGTCGCGATGTCCTGTGACATGGTGCTGGCGAGCGACCGCGCCCGGTTCGGACTCGCGTTCCGGAACATCGGCCTGACGCTCGATTACGCGACGTCGCTGTTCGTCACGCGAGCCGTCGGCCCGTACGTCGCGAAGGAACTGGCGCTCACCGGCGAGACGATCACCGGCGAGGAGGCCGACGAAATCGGGCTGATCAACCACGCGTATCCGTCCGACGAGTTCGAGGCCGAGGCGGGCGATCTGATCGAGCGGATCGCTACCGGACCGACGGTCGCGCTGCACTACTCCGTTCGCAACATCGACCGATCGCACAACAGTTCGATCCGCGAGGTCGTCGAGCGGGAAGCGCAGTCCCAGAACCTCGCCAGTAGCACGCGGGATCACCAGGAAGGCGTCGAGGCGTTCGGCGAGGACCGCGATCCCTCGTTCGAAGGACACTAA
- a CDS encoding enoyl-CoA hydratase/isomerase family protein gives MSASIDTEFADRVVTITMDEPERGNPLSRDDYLAIYDALQAARDTEARCIVLQGAGDAFSSGFDVESMGESDDEDGSIHDSLEQIQRHEHRLVREIITHPLPVIGKIDGPAIGDAAGFAIACDVPLASERTRIGFSHVRFGLSMDCGISYVLPRLVGRGLAMELTMTGRIIDGDRARDLGLVNHVFPTDEFEDRADEIVAEIANGPPIALKHIKELIRTSHETSLDDALANEATRQTIVFETEDYQRAVEALRNGEEPEFRGQ, from the coding sequence ATGTCGGCCAGCATCGACACCGAGTTTGCCGATCGCGTCGTCACGATCACGATGGACGAGCCCGAGCGAGGGAACCCCCTCTCTCGAGACGATTATCTCGCGATCTACGACGCGTTGCAGGCGGCGCGCGACACCGAGGCGCGGTGTATCGTCCTGCAGGGTGCCGGGGACGCGTTCTCGTCGGGGTTCGACGTGGAGTCGATGGGTGAGTCGGACGACGAGGACGGATCGATACACGACTCCCTCGAGCAAATTCAGCGCCACGAGCACAGGCTCGTCCGAGAGATCATCACGCATCCGCTCCCCGTCATCGGGAAGATCGACGGACCGGCCATCGGCGATGCGGCGGGGTTCGCTATCGCGTGCGACGTTCCGCTCGCGAGCGAACGAACCAGAATCGGCTTTTCGCACGTGCGCTTCGGCCTGAGCATGGACTGTGGGATCTCGTACGTCCTCCCCCGGCTCGTCGGTCGCGGACTCGCCATGGAACTGACGATGACCGGCCGGATCATCGACGGTGACCGCGCTCGCGATCTCGGACTCGTGAATCACGTCTTTCCGACCGACGAGTTCGAGGACCGGGCCGACGAGATCGTCGCGGAGATCGCGAACGGGCCGCCGATCGCTCTCAAACACATCAAGGAGCTCATCAGGACGAGTCACGAAACGAGCCTCGACGACGCGCTGGCAAACGAGGCGACGCGGCAGACGATCGTCTTCGAGACCGAGGACTATCAACGTGCGGTCGAGGCGCTACGCAACGGCGAGGAGCCGGAGTTCCGAGGGCAGTGA
- a CDS encoding DUF3194 domain-containing protein, with product MSTDEPSDETLVQTAADAAEGVIFSQYKQSDVRDYDVTVVFEDGVLEVDVYLNAPEDEDEADPEQVADDAALAARHAVDELFEE from the coding sequence ATGTCGACCGACGAGCCGTCTGACGAGACCCTCGTCCAGACGGCAGCCGACGCTGCAGAGGGCGTGATCTTCTCGCAGTACAAACAATCCGACGTGCGCGATTACGACGTGACCGTCGTCTTCGAGGACGGCGTTCTCGAGGTCGATGTCTACCTCAACGCGCCCGAGGACGAAGACGAGGCCGACCCCGAACAGGTCGCCGACGACGCCGCGCTCGCGGCGCGACACGCGGTCGACGAACTGTTCGAGGAGTAG
- a CDS encoding prefoldin subunit beta produces the protein MQGNLPPEAQEKIEQLQDLQETAQEVAVQKQEAESGLTEAQNALDELENIDEGTTMYRNVGELLVETDYDQAEEDLEEKVDTLEIRLETLEKQEERVQDQFESLQEELEDMLGGGGGMGGPAGPGGPGAGGA, from the coding sequence ATGCAAGGAAACCTGCCGCCCGAAGCACAGGAGAAAATCGAGCAGCTACAGGACCTTCAGGAGACGGCACAGGAAGTCGCCGTCCAGAAACAGGAAGCGGAGTCGGGACTCACCGAGGCCCAGAACGCTCTCGACGAACTCGAGAACATTGACGAGGGAACGACCATGTACCGGAACGTCGGCGAACTCCTCGTCGAGACGGACTACGACCAGGCCGAGGAAGACCTCGAGGAGAAGGTCGACACGCTCGAGATCCGCCTCGAGACCCTCGAGAAGCAAGAAGAACGCGTGCAGGACCAGTTCGAGAGTCTCCAGGAGGAACTCGAGGACATGCTCGGCGGTGGCGGCGGCATGGGCGGTCCGGCCGGCCCCGGCGGCCCGGGCGCTGGCGGCGCATAA
- a CDS encoding DUF2243 domain-containing protein — translation MAERDETWLGLRRDAKPLVIAGLALGVGLGGFFDGIVFHQILQIHNMLSSYPDSSVATDLELNVMADGLFHLATYTFTIIGLVLFSRAWRFHPVPKSGRILLGAVIMGWGVFNVVEGLVDHQLLGLHHVWPAGPGPIILWDAAFLLWGALFTVGGYLVIRTDSAAVPGASAEAVAADGNGSE, via the coding sequence ATGGCCGAACGTGACGAGACGTGGCTCGGATTGCGACGGGACGCCAAGCCGCTGGTGATCGCCGGCCTCGCACTCGGAGTGGGGTTAGGCGGCTTCTTCGATGGGATCGTCTTCCACCAGATCCTCCAGATTCACAATATGCTGTCGTCGTATCCCGACTCGAGCGTCGCGACGGATCTGGAACTCAACGTGATGGCTGACGGACTCTTCCACCTCGCGACGTACACCTTCACGATCATCGGGCTCGTCCTGTTTTCCCGCGCGTGGCGGTTTCATCCGGTGCCGAAATCCGGACGCATCTTGCTCGGCGCGGTGATCATGGGCTGGGGCGTGTTCAACGTCGTCGAGGGGCTCGTCGATCACCAGCTACTCGGGCTGCACCACGTCTGGCCTGCCGGACCCGGCCCGATCATCCTGTGGGACGCAGCGTTCTTGCTCTGGGGCGCGCTCTTCACCGTCGGCGGCTATCTCGTGATTCGGACCGACAGCGCCGCTGTGCCGGGGGCCAGCGCCGAAGCGGTTGCAGCGGACGGTAACGGCTCGGAGTAG
- a CDS encoding KEOPS complex subunit Pcc1, with the protein MSSHDATLEFEYESASRARLIAESVAREIGEIDDERSRTSLERDGSRLLIEIVAADVVALRAALNTWFSLIDVAERTADAGTRVLESR; encoded by the coding sequence GTGTCTTCTCACGACGCGACCCTCGAGTTCGAGTACGAGAGTGCGTCGCGTGCCCGATTGATCGCCGAGAGCGTCGCACGTGAAATCGGCGAGATCGACGACGAGCGCTCTCGAACGAGCCTCGAGCGAGACGGCAGCCGGCTTCTGATCGAGATCGTCGCCGCCGACGTGGTCGCCCTGCGGGCGGCGCTGAACACCTGGTTTTCGCTGATCGACGTGGCGGAACGGACCGCCGACGCGGGCACACGGGTTCTCGAGTCGCGCTAA
- a CDS encoding DNA-directed RNA polymerase subunit P, which translates to MSYKCSRCKRDVQLDEYGGVRCPYCGHRVLLKERSRDVKEVDVQ; encoded by the coding sequence ATGAGTTACAAATGCTCCCGCTGTAAACGCGACGTCCAGCTCGACGAGTACGGCGGCGTCCGCTGTCCCTACTGCGGTCACCGCGTGCTCCTGAAAGAGCGCAGCCGCGACGTGAAGGAAGTCGACGTCCAGTAA
- a CDS encoding DUF2103 domain-containing protein encodes MECRHCASPLEKPGDFCLVCREANTEAIVLEAARDRATITMLAGEPGEPTERDPETDRDELVLGETTITTTPEDGENEPIELRNFAGLIGDEIRRKRPEEVYAGGVRTVIRAVRDDTHHSFYRVDDDDPVRAVLERRGNRALDVVETPPAEKIGGSHTTLIGGRTGMRAIRTVADHPHVKKVIPGPIDAGGKGSQSGMRAKVTRADDGGNVRMLLRDGSSVQENRVVTTARDREMGERIRDDLNDVLTDGEFQ; translated from the coding sequence ATGGAGTGTCGCCACTGTGCATCGCCGCTCGAGAAACCCGGAGACTTCTGTCTGGTCTGCCGGGAGGCCAACACCGAGGCGATCGTCCTCGAGGCGGCACGCGACAGAGCGACCATCACGATGCTCGCCGGCGAACCCGGCGAGCCGACCGAGCGAGACCCCGAAACCGACCGCGACGAGCTAGTACTCGGCGAGACGACGATCACGACGACGCCGGAGGACGGCGAGAACGAGCCCATCGAACTCCGGAACTTCGCGGGACTGATCGGCGACGAGATCCGCCGCAAGCGACCCGAGGAGGTCTACGCCGGCGGCGTCCGGACGGTGATTCGCGCCGTTCGCGATGACACCCACCACTCGTTCTATCGCGTCGACGACGACGATCCGGTTCGGGCGGTCCTCGAGCGCCGCGGGAATCGTGCGCTGGATGTCGTCGAGACGCCGCCGGCCGAGAAGATCGGCGGCAGCCACACGACCCTCATCGGGGGGCGGACCGGGATGCGGGCCATTCGGACCGTCGCGGACCATCCGCACGTCAAGAAGGTGATTCCCGGCCCGATCGACGCCGGTGGCAAGGGTTCTCAGTCCGGTATGCGCGCGAAGGTTACCCGCGCCGACGACGGCGGCAACGTCCGGATGCTGTTGCGGGACGGCTCGAGCGTTCAGGAAAACCGCGTCGTGACGACCGCTCGCGACCGGGAGATGGGCGAGCGGATCCGCGATGATTTGAACGACGTACTCACGGACGGGGAGTTTCAGTAG
- the surE gene encoding 5'/3'-nucleotidase SurE translates to MELDSDPHILLTNDDGIDAPGIRALHDALTAVGTVTVVAPDRNRSAVGRSLSYGRTKSSDDDFSIELETDSFTSPVPHTDHELGYAVDGTPCDCAIVGTKGLEPQPDIVVSGCNSGANLGAYVFSRSGTVSAAMEAAFLETPSIAVSMDTLGYDRDLEPVDFERAGEITANLVAGAAGTGLFDRVDYLNVNVPRPDREPNGFELTRPTEVYEMDAAFENGAFQLTNRLWQQMANRDIPDDEDTDRHALLEEWVSISPLRVPYEVVDTEPVQRILEDVL, encoded by the coding sequence ATGGAACTGGACTCGGACCCACACATCCTCCTGACGAACGACGACGGGATCGACGCGCCCGGCATTCGGGCGCTGCACGACGCGCTCACGGCGGTCGGTACGGTCACCGTCGTCGCACCCGATCGAAACCGGAGCGCCGTCGGCCGGTCGCTCTCCTACGGCCGGACGAAGTCGTCGGACGACGACTTCTCGATAGAACTGGAAACGGATTCGTTCACCTCGCCGGTTCCACACACCGATCACGAACTCGGCTACGCCGTCGACGGTACCCCCTGTGATTGCGCCATCGTCGGCACGAAAGGACTCGAGCCCCAACCCGACATCGTCGTTTCGGGCTGTAACTCGGGTGCAAACCTCGGGGCCTACGTCTTCTCCCGATCGGGAACCGTTAGCGCCGCGATGGAGGCGGCGTTCCTCGAGACGCCGTCGATCGCCGTCTCGATGGACACCCTCGGCTACGACCGGGACCTCGAGCCGGTCGACTTCGAGCGAGCGGGCGAGATTACCGCCAATCTCGTCGCCGGTGCCGCAGGGACCGGACTGTTCGACCGCGTCGATTATCTGAACGTCAACGTGCCCCGGCCGGATCGCGAGCCGAACGGGTTCGAACTGACCCGGCCGACCGAGGTCTACGAGATGGACGCCGCGTTCGAAAACGGCGCGTTCCAGTTGACCAACCGGCTCTGGCAGCAGATGGCGAACCGGGATATCCCCGACGACGAGGACACCGATCGTCACGCCCTGCTCGAGGAGTGGGTATCGATCTCTCCGCTCCGGGTCCCCTACGAGGTCGTAGACACCGAGCCGGTCCAGCGGATACTCGAGGACGTCCTGTAG
- a CDS encoding zinc ribbon domain-containing protein has product MRSKHLQREIDDLVAQGWKIEEETPDRVVLVDREFGSVISHVLVALLTFWFSMGLGNVVWGAYNYVSNSQRRVLWEGGGDCPSCGADVPSSADYCPSCGADLESVAEPNGGVVCPECDAVAADGSRYCPSCGTKLAATFGRSSSGNRTDT; this is encoded by the coding sequence ATGCGCAGCAAACACCTACAGCGGGAAATCGACGACCTCGTGGCGCAGGGCTGGAAGATCGAGGAAGAAACGCCCGACCGCGTCGTGCTGGTCGACCGGGAGTTCGGCTCGGTGATCTCACACGTCCTGGTCGCCCTCCTGACGTTCTGGTTCTCGATGGGGCTGGGAAACGTCGTCTGGGGCGCGTACAACTACGTCTCGAACTCCCAGCGTCGCGTCCTCTGGGAGGGCGGTGGCGACTGTCCGTCCTGCGGTGCAGACGTGCCGTCGTCCGCGGATTACTGTCCGTCCTGTGGCGCGGACCTCGAGTCGGTCGCCGAGCCGAACGGGGGTGTCGTCTGTCCCGAGTGTGACGCGGTTGCCGCCGACGGGTCGCGGTACTGTCCGTCCTGCGGGACGAAACTCGCAGCCACGTTCGGTCGCTCGTCGTCGGGGAACCGAACTGATACGTAG
- the truD gene encoding tRNA pseudouridine(13) synthase TruD encodes MRSGHPTEQAVGMEYYVSDADGVGGRLREDDADFRVRELERFATEPVDAPTDAYPHLVFRATLQGWDTNDFASRLSDALGISRERVNWAGTKDKYAVTTQLFSVYGAGPAALPEINGVDIEVLGRAGRNLEFGDLAGNEFELVVTDPERPENAAAITDELSEFGGLEDGDGGATDGDSDEGSAVSIGVPNFFGQQRFGSRRPVTHEVGLAIARDDWEGAVMAYLGNPTEAEPEGTQEARGFVEETRDWQEALERVPHRLRYERSMIHALAEYDGEPGPEQFREALERVPSNLQRLFVHAAQSYAFNLMLSERLERGLPFDRPVAGDVVCFSDTDAPDGLELPDTDRLQRVDERRVDSVTRHCERGRAFVTAPLVGTETDLADGEQGEIERAVLEDLGLEPADFDLPGEFHSSGTRRAMLLRTDLSLETEPLTLEFALPKGSYATVVLREYLKVDPVDLG; translated from the coding sequence ATGCGCTCAGGCCACCCCACGGAGCAGGCCGTCGGTATGGAGTATTACGTCAGCGACGCGGACGGCGTCGGCGGCCGCCTCCGCGAGGACGACGCCGATTTCCGGGTGCGCGAACTCGAGCGCTTCGCCACGGAGCCCGTCGACGCGCCGACGGACGCCTACCCGCACCTCGTCTTTCGAGCGACGCTGCAGGGGTGGGACACCAACGACTTCGCCTCGCGGCTCTCGGACGCGTTGGGGATCTCGCGCGAGCGGGTCAACTGGGCCGGCACGAAGGACAAGTACGCCGTGACGACGCAGCTGTTCTCGGTCTACGGAGCCGGCCCCGCGGCCCTGCCCGAGATCAACGGTGTCGATATCGAGGTTCTGGGGCGGGCCGGCCGGAACCTCGAGTTCGGCGACCTCGCCGGCAACGAGTTCGAACTCGTCGTCACCGATCCCGAGCGCCCGGAGAACGCCGCGGCGATCACCGACGAGTTGAGCGAGTTCGGCGGGCTCGAGGACGGCGATGGCGGCGCGACGGACGGCGATTCGGACGAGGGCTCCGCAGTTTCGATCGGCGTCCCCAACTTCTTCGGCCAGCAGCGCTTCGGGAGCCGCCGGCCGGTCACGCACGAAGTCGGGCTCGCGATCGCCCGCGACGACTGGGAGGGTGCGGTGATGGCCTACCTCGGGAACCCGACTGAGGCGGAACCGGAGGGGACGCAGGAAGCTAGAGGGTTCGTTGAGGAGACCAGAGATTGGCAGGAAGCCCTCGAGCGAGTCCCGCACCGCCTCCGCTACGAGCGTTCGATGATCCACGCGCTGGCCGAGTACGACGGCGAGCCCGGTCCCGAACAGTTCAGGGAGGCCCTCGAGCGGGTGCCATCGAACCTCCAGCGGCTGTTCGTCCACGCGGCCCAGTCCTACGCGTTCAATCTGATGCTGAGCGAGCGCCTCGAGCGCGGGCTGCCGTTCGATCGCCCCGTCGCGGGCGACGTGGTCTGTTTCTCGGATACCGATGCGCCCGACGGGCTCGAGCTTCCCGATACCGACCGGCTTCAGCGCGTCGACGAGCGCCGGGTCGACTCGGTGACCCGCCACTGCGAGCGCGGCCGTGCGTTCGTCACCGCGCCGCTGGTCGGCACCGAGACGGACCTTGCCGACGGCGAGCAGGGCGAAATCGAGCGTGCCGTCCTCGAGGATCTCGGCCTCGAGCCCGCGGACTTCGATCTTCCCGGAGAGTTTCACTCGAGTGGCACTCGGCGAGCGATGCTCCTGCGAACGGATTTGTCCCTCGAGACCGAGCCGCTGACGCTCGAGTTCGCGCTGCCCAAGGGGTCGTACGCGACGGTCGTCCTTCGGGAGTACCTGAAGGTGGATCCGGTCGACCTCGGATAG